The Sinorhizobium meliloti genome includes a window with the following:
- a CDS encoding TRAP transporter substrate-binding protein, whose protein sequence is MRKLLLATTAIAFGYSAAAPAFAEFNDRNIRVSNGINEDHPVGNGIKAMQACLDQKSGGKLKLTAFWGGALGGDLQATQALRSGVQEAVVTSSSPLVGIIPALGVFDLPFLFANAQEAYTVLDGDFGDMMNEKLEAAGLVNLAYWENGFRNLSNSVRPVTKWEDFEGMKVRVMQNNIFLDTFQNLGANATPMAFGEVFSALETKAIDAQENPYVTIDTSKFFEVQKYVTETNHAYTPFLFLFSKPIFDSYTPEEQAALRECAVVGRDEERKVIQDLNKKSLEKIKEAGLEVNTLSAEEQARIREKSMVVYEKHKAEIGAEVVDAILAKLEEIRK, encoded by the coding sequence GTGAGAAAACTGCTTCTTGCCACGACGGCCATCGCTTTCGGTTATTCGGCCGCGGCGCCGGCTTTCGCCGAGTTCAACGACCGCAACATCCGCGTGTCGAACGGCATCAACGAAGACCATCCGGTCGGTAACGGCATCAAGGCGATGCAGGCCTGTCTCGATCAGAAATCCGGTGGCAAGCTAAAGCTCACCGCTTTCTGGGGCGGCGCGCTTGGCGGCGACCTTCAGGCGACGCAGGCCCTGCGCTCCGGCGTACAGGAGGCCGTCGTCACGTCGTCCTCGCCGCTCGTCGGCATCATCCCGGCACTCGGCGTATTCGACCTGCCGTTCCTCTTCGCCAACGCTCAGGAAGCCTACACGGTGCTCGATGGCGATTTCGGCGACATGATGAACGAGAAGCTGGAAGCTGCCGGCCTGGTCAATCTCGCCTATTGGGAAAACGGCTTCCGTAACCTGTCGAACTCGGTTCGTCCGGTCACCAAGTGGGAAGACTTCGAAGGAATGAAGGTTCGCGTGATGCAGAACAACATCTTCCTCGACACCTTCCAGAACCTCGGCGCCAACGCCACTCCGATGGCTTTCGGCGAAGTCTTCTCGGCACTCGAAACCAAGGCGATCGACGCGCAGGAAAACCCCTATGTGACGATCGATACGTCGAAGTTCTTCGAAGTGCAGAAGTACGTGACCGAGACGAACCACGCTTACACGCCCTTCCTCTTCCTGTTCTCGAAGCCGATCTTCGACAGCTATACGCCGGAAGAGCAGGCAGCACTGCGTGAATGCGCAGTCGTCGGTCGCGACGAGGAGCGTAAGGTCATCCAGGACCTCAACAAGAAGTCGCTGGAGAAAATCAAGGAAGCTGGTCTCGAAGTGAACACCCTGTCTGCTGAAGAACAGGCTCGCATCCGCGAGAAGTCCATGGTCGTCTATGAAAAGCACAAGGCTGAGATCGGTGCCGAGGTGGTAGACGCCATTCTCGCCAAGCTGGAAGAGATCCGCAAGTAA
- a CDS encoding DUF2161 domain-containing phosphodiesterase, which produces METSLYLPVKGFLEKAGYVVKGEVDGCDLVGLSDDDPPVVVICELKLRFNLELILQAVDRAAVADEVWIAARVSAKGKGREADKRYRDLCRRLGVGMLGISDAGDVSVIVGSVTPMPRTNPKRRSKLMREHRRRRGDPAIGGSTRAPVMTAYRQQALGCALALTSGPLRVREIRSSVPDAGKILLANVYGWFERLDRGVYGLTAAGREALQRWPQQDMQAKTAVPA; this is translated from the coding sequence ATGGAAACGTCGCTTTATCTCCCCGTCAAAGGCTTTCTCGAAAAGGCAGGTTACGTCGTCAAGGGCGAGGTTGACGGCTGCGATCTCGTCGGCCTGAGCGACGACGATCCGCCCGTGGTCGTGATCTGCGAGCTGAAGCTGCGCTTCAATCTGGAGCTCATACTGCAGGCCGTAGATCGCGCCGCTGTCGCGGACGAGGTCTGGATCGCGGCGCGAGTTTCGGCCAAGGGAAAGGGTCGGGAGGCCGACAAACGCTACCGCGATCTCTGTCGCAGGCTCGGGGTCGGCATGCTCGGCATTTCCGACGCCGGCGACGTCAGCGTGATCGTCGGCTCCGTGACGCCGATGCCGCGAACCAATCCGAAACGGCGTTCGAAGCTCATGCGCGAACACCGGAGGCGACGCGGCGATCCCGCAATAGGCGGGAGCACACGCGCGCCTGTCATGACGGCGTACCGCCAGCAGGCGCTCGGCTGTGCGCTGGCCCTGACATCAGGCCCGCTGCGCGTGCGTGAAATCAGATCCAGCGTACCGGATGCCGGGAAGATACTGCTTGCGAATGTCTATGGCTGGTTTGAACGGCTCGACAGAGGTGTCTACGGCTTGACAGCGGCTGGACGGGAAGCACTGCAGCGGTGGCCGCAGCAGGATATGCAGGCAAAAACGGCCGTCCCGG